Proteins from a genomic interval of Blastocatellia bacterium:
- a CDS encoding MerR family transcriptional regulator, which produces MSNQEMLPIKVVSQRTGLTQHVIRVWEKRYSAVSPSRNTTNRRFYTDKEVERLSLLREAIEKGFSIGQIAHLSNDQISKMIATPEKSLDLGISTSNQSIEQYIENCLAAIAEIDTQKLDEILTKAQVELNPSILIDDLIVPLLYKIGILWQEGKLRIVEEHLASAVIRNLLGRIKTDLQPTNIAPKIIIATPPRQWHELGALLAAATAAYEGWKVIYLGANLPVEEITKAAQLHKIKLVALSIIYPVDDPYLHLDLKKLRSLLGSQVQLIIGGQATEGYLATIKSINATVVTNLKSFRQLLNSLRSPNKHKI; this is translated from the coding sequence ATGTCTAACCAAGAAATGTTACCAATAAAAGTAGTTTCTCAACGCACAGGATTAACTCAACATGTCATTCGTGTTTGGGAAAAACGTTATAGTGCAGTTTCTCCTAGTCGTAATACTACTAATAGGCGATTTTATACTGATAAAGAAGTAGAGCGACTATCTTTGTTACGAGAAGCTATAGAAAAGGGTTTTAGTATTGGGCAGATTGCTCATTTATCTAATGATCAAATTTCTAAGATGATAGCTACACCAGAGAAATCGCTAGATCTAGGCATTAGTACTAGCAATCAAAGCATAGAACAATATATTGAGAATTGTTTAGCAGCAATAGCTGAAATAGATACACAAAAATTAGACGAAATATTAACAAAAGCTCAAGTAGAACTAAATCCTAGTATTTTGATTGATGATTTAATTGTCCCGCTGCTTTATAAAATAGGAATCCTTTGGCAAGAAGGGAAATTAAGAATTGTTGAAGAACATTTAGCCTCGGCTGTTATTCGTAATTTGTTGGGAAGGATAAAAACTGACTTACAACCTACTAACATTGCACCAAAAATAATTATTGCAACACCTCCTAGACAATGGCATGAGCTAGGAGCATTGCTAGCCGCTGCTACAGCCGCTTATGAGGGCTGGAAAGTAATTTATTTAGGTGCAAATCTTCCAGTAGAAGAAATTACTAAAGCTGCACAGTTACACAAAATTAAGCTAGTAGCTTTAAGCATTATTTACCCTGTTGACGATCCTTACTTACATTTAGACTTAAAAAAGCTTCGTAGTTTGTTAGGCTCACAAGTTCAGTTAATCATAGGAGGCCAAGCAACAGAGGGTTATTTAGCAACTATTAAGTCTATAAATGCAACTGTGGTTACAAACTTAAAATCTTTTCGTCAACTTCTAAATAGTTTGCGTAGCCCTAATAAACACAAAATTTAA
- a CDS encoding tryptophan-rich sensory protein, translated as MEQAISLQQEKANKHFISLLLFLTICFSVAGAGAVLTNTSVSSWYLTINKPSWTPPNWLFGPVWTSLYFMMALAAWLIWRKVGSLKSLPLALFGLQLFLNLIWSGLFFTLQNPKLAFVEIVFLWLSILATLISFWRVRLVAGLLLLPYILWVGYAVMLNFTIWKINQ; from the coding sequence ATGGAACAAGCAATAAGTTTGCAACAAGAAAAAGCCAACAAGCATTTTATTAGTCTGCTACTTTTTTTAACAATATGTTTTTCTGTTGCTGGGGCTGGGGCGGTTTTAACTAACACATCTGTTAGCTCTTGGTATTTAACAATTAATAAACCTAGTTGGACACCGCCTAATTGGTTGTTTGGGCCAGTTTGGACTAGTCTTTATTTTATGATGGCTCTAGCTGCTTGGCTTATTTGGCGCAAGGTTGGAAGCCTTAAAAGCCTGCCCTTAGCTTTATTTGGCTTGCAACTATTTCTTAACCTAATTTGGTCAGGTCTTTTTTTTACCTTACAAAATCCAAAACTTGCATTTGTTGAAATTGTGTTTCTTTGGCTATCAATTTTAGCTACATTAATTTCTTTTTGGCGTGTTAGGTTGGTTGCTGGATTGCTACTACTTCCTTATATTCTTTGGGTGGGATATGCGGTTATGTTGAATTTTACAATTTGGAAAATAAACCAGTAA
- a CDS encoding lysoplasmalogenase: MTGLLTKATNVAKNDFMLTIFLSFLTLISAILHIRAKRYTTNFYIFKPLTMIFIILMAIQLPANLNPSSYKYLIITGLVFSLLGDVLLMLPSDRFVAGLVSFLIAHIFYIIAFVLTGINLFSLLYTIPFLIYGAVLFLTLLPYLKEMKLPVAVYASVLLIMGWQAFSRWLDVGPVGSFTAFIGAAFFMASDSILALDRFKGSVPQAQIYFMTTYFFAQWLIALSIC; encoded by the coding sequence ATGACTGGGCTATTAACAAAAGCCACTAACGTGGCAAAAAATGATTTTATGCTAACTATATTTTTATCATTTCTAACACTTATTTCTGCTATTTTGCATATTAGAGCAAAAAGATATACTACCAATTTTTATATCTTTAAGCCTCTAACAATGATCTTTATTATTTTAATGGCTATCCAACTGCCAGCTAATCTAAATCCTAGTAGTTACAAATATTTAATAATTACTGGACTTGTTTTTTCTTTGCTTGGTGATGTTTTATTGATGTTACCATCTGATAGATTTGTAGCAGGTTTAGTTAGCTTTTTAATTGCACATATTTTTTATATTATTGCTTTTGTTTTAACAGGAATAAACTTATTTTCTTTACTTTATACAATACCTTTTTTAATCTACGGAGCAGTACTTTTTCTTACCTTACTTCCATACTTAAAAGAAATGAAACTACCTGTTGCTGTTTATGCAAGCGTGCTTCTGATAATGGGTTGGCAAGCCTTTAGTCGTTGGTTAGACGTTGGGCCTGTGGGGAGTTTTACAGCTTTTATTGGAGCAGCATTTTTTATGGCATCAGACTCTATTTTAGCTCTAGATCGTTTCAAAGGTTCAGTTCCACAGGCACAAATTTATTTTATGACCACATATTTTTTTGCCCAATGGTTAATTGCTTTATCAATTTGCTAA
- the ppc gene encoding phosphoenolpyruvate carboxylase, which translates to MSDPHLALREDVKLLGELLGETLKTQVGEEFFQAVENVRVLSKTAREADSDSFNKLTEILTKLPTEQALLMARAFSHFLNLANIAEQHHRVRRRNQYLLNPDSKAQRASNTEIFQTLLDGGISQEQIYSAICSQQVEMVLTAHPTEVMRRTLIQKYNQVAATLQQRDRRDLTLDEQNSVFETLKREIVAIWQTDEIRRRQPSPLDEARRGFVVMEQILWDTVPKFLRSLDKDLKKFTGRNLPIDIALISFGSWMGGDRDGNPNVTAEITWQTCILARWQAANLYFQELNALYYELSMNKCSDELRDKVGNSYEPYRVIIGNLRKRMTKTIKYLEEVFAGNNPSNDEVFQYSFELSEPLHLCYRSLVETNSSVIANGRLLDLIRRLACFGLTLVKLDLRQESTRHKEALNEITEYLSLGSYSNWSEKERQEFLIKELNNRRPLIAHNFEASQEVKEVLDTFAMAAKIGDESLGAYVISMSEYPSDVLAVELLKKEFAITKGLRVVPLFERIDDLNRAESVIADLLKIDWYHSHIQGKQEVMIGYSDSAKDGGLLTAAWSLYKTQENLAKLCKKENVKLTLFHGRGGTVGRGGGPTYQAIHSQPPGSIDGKIRVTEQGEMIQAKFGIPGIALRTLELYTSATLKATLLPPSAPKAEWRSLMEELANIACLVYREVLSHKDFIAYFRAATPEIELGTLKIGSRPARRRVDGGIKSLRAIPWIFAWTQTRLMLPSWLGVGDALNKIIQQGREAELVTMYNEWPFFKTTIDLLEMVLAKAEPAIAAQYDEALVPEELKSLGADLRNRFDETVKVILKIVGHQKLLESNSVLRRSIDVRNPYVDPINLVQVEILRRLRANAEDSTLQDALLVTFNGVAAGMRNTG; encoded by the coding sequence ATGTCTGATCCACACTTAGCTTTGCGAGAAGATGTTAAATTGTTAGGTGAATTGTTAGGCGAAACTCTAAAAACTCAAGTAGGAGAAGAGTTTTTTCAAGCTGTTGAAAACGTCCGAGTCCTATCAAAAACGGCTCGTGAAGCCGATTCTGATTCATTTAATAAACTAACAGAAATATTAACCAAATTACCTACAGAGCAGGCGTTACTGATGGCTAGGGCGTTTTCTCATTTCCTGAATTTAGCTAATATTGCCGAACAACATCACAGAGTTAGACGACGTAATCAATATTTACTTAATCCTGATAGCAAAGCTCAACGAGCATCTAACACAGAGATTTTTCAAACTTTGCTAGATGGAGGCATTAGCCAAGAGCAAATTTATAGTGCTATTTGCTCCCAACAAGTTGAAATGGTCTTAACTGCTCATCCTACTGAAGTTATGCGTAGAACTTTAATCCAAAAATATAATCAAGTGGCTGCAACCCTCCAACAACGAGATCGACGAGATCTTACACTTGATGAGCAAAACAGCGTGTTTGAAACGTTAAAACGAGAGATTGTAGCTATTTGGCAGACTGATGAAATCCGACGTAGACAGCCCTCGCCGCTTGATGAAGCAAGACGCGGATTTGTGGTAATGGAGCAAATTCTTTGGGACACAGTACCTAAGTTTTTACGCTCACTTGATAAAGATCTAAAAAAATTTACTGGTAGAAATTTGCCTATTGATATTGCTCTAATTAGCTTTGGTTCTTGGATGGGAGGCGATCGGGATGGAAATCCTAATGTAACGGCTGAAATTACTTGGCAAACCTGCATTTTAGCTCGTTGGCAAGCAGCTAATCTTTATTTTCAAGAACTTAACGCGCTTTATTATGAGCTTTCAATGAATAAATGTAGCGATGAGTTACGCGATAAGGTTGGCAATAGCTACGAGCCTTATCGGGTAATAATTGGGAACTTGCGAAAGCGTATGACTAAAACAATCAAATATTTAGAGGAAGTTTTTGCAGGAAATAACCCCTCTAATGATGAAGTATTCCAATATAGCTTTGAATTAAGTGAGCCGCTACATTTATGTTATCGGTCGCTTGTAGAAACTAATTCTAGTGTTATTGCTAATGGAAGATTACTTGATTTAATACGTCGTTTAGCTTGTTTTGGTCTGACATTGGTTAAACTAGATTTACGCCAAGAATCTACAAGACATAAAGAAGCACTTAATGAAATTACTGAATATTTATCACTTGGTAGTTATTCAAATTGGAGTGAAAAAGAACGTCAAGAGTTTCTTATTAAAGAACTTAATAATCGCCGCCCTTTAATTGCACATAATTTTGAAGCTAGCCAGGAAGTAAAAGAAGTGTTGGACACTTTTGCTATGGCTGCAAAAATTGGGGATGAGTCGCTAGGGGCCTATGTAATTTCAATGTCTGAGTATCCTTCTGATGTGCTAGCAGTTGAGTTACTTAAAAAAGAATTTGCAATTACAAAAGGCTTACGTGTAGTGCCACTTTTTGAGCGTATCGACGACTTAAACCGTGCAGAATCAGTAATTGCAGACTTACTTAAAATTGATTGGTATCATAGTCATATCCAAGGAAAACAGGAAGTTATGATTGGTTATTCTGATTCTGCAAAGGATGGAGGGCTGCTAACAGCCGCTTGGAGTCTATATAAAACGCAAGAAAATCTGGCAAAGCTTTGTAAAAAAGAAAATGTAAAATTAACCCTTTTTCATGGTCGTGGGGGTACGGTAGGGCGCGGCGGCGGCCCAACTTATCAAGCAATCCACTCTCAGCCGCCTGGCTCAATTGATGGAAAAATTCGAGTTACTGAACAAGGCGAAATGATCCAAGCTAAATTTGGTATTCCTGGCATTGCACTGCGAACTTTAGAACTTTATACAAGTGCAACTCTAAAAGCTACATTGTTGCCACCATCAGCACCTAAAGCAGAATGGCGCAGTTTGATGGAAGAATTAGCCAACATAGCTTGCTTGGTTTATCGTGAAGTCTTAAGCCATAAAGATTTTATTGCTTATTTTCGTGCTGCAACTCCTGAAATAGAGCTTGGAACACTTAAAATAGGCAGTCGTCCGGCTCGTCGGCGTGTTGATGGTGGAATTAAATCCCTGCGTGCTATTCCTTGGATTTTTGCTTGGACTCAAACAAGGCTAATGTTACCTTCCTGGTTAGGTGTTGGCGATGCTCTTAACAAAATAATCCAACAAGGTCGAGAAGCTGAACTTGTAACAATGTACAATGAATGGCCGTTTTTTAAGACTACTATTGATTTACTTGAAATGGTGCTAGCCAAAGCAGAGCCAGCTATTGCAGCACAATATGATGAAGCACTAGTACCTGAAGAATTAAAATCGCTAGGCGCAGATTTAAGAAATCGCTTTGATGAAACTGTAAAAGTTATCTTAAAGATTGTTGGACATCAAAAATTATTAGAATCTAATAGCGTTCTACGTCGCTCCATAGATGTACGTAATCCTTATGTAGATCCAATAAATCTTGTACAAGTTGAAATTTTACGTAGACTTCGGGCTAATGCAGAAGATTCAACACTGCAAGATGCTCTACTAGTTACTTTTAATGGCGTTGCTGCTGGAATGCGGAACACTGGATAA
- a CDS encoding prolyl oligopeptidase family serine peptidase, with product MSFKLPIKLLLAGMIISFATSFVFAQKVETGFLNRSLTFEQKTYRYQVYVPSQYTKNKKWPVVLFLHGKGERGEDGLLQTDVGIAQAIRRYVDRFPVIVVMPQCPSDGHWTQPLMAKQALKTLDKTIQEFNIDPQRVYLTGISMGGAGTWYLAAANPNKFAAIAPICGWVVPPTNLSSLSKLPENITAINQEKDPYLAMAKLIGKTPVWLFHGDMDNVVMVSESQKMAEALKTLNNETKYNEYSGVGHNCWDQAYSEIDFIAWLLSHSLAK from the coding sequence ATGAGTTTTAAGTTACCCATAAAACTATTATTAGCTGGAATGATTATTTCCTTTGCTACAAGTTTTGTTTTTGCTCAAAAAGTGGAAACAGGCTTTCTTAACCGTAGTTTAACTTTTGAGCAAAAAACCTATCGCTATCAAGTTTATGTGCCTTCTCAATATACAAAAAATAAAAAATGGCCTGTTGTGCTTTTTCTTCATGGCAAAGGGGAACGTGGCGAAGATGGTTTACTACAAACTGATGTTGGTATTGCCCAAGCGATTCGTCGTTATGTTGATCGCTTTCCTGTAATTGTTGTCATGCCTCAATGCCCTAGTGATGGACATTGGACACAACCTTTGATGGCTAAACAAGCCTTAAAAACGCTAGATAAAACTATCCAAGAATTTAATATTGACCCACAACGTGTATATCTAACAGGTATTTCTATGGGTGGGGCCGGTACTTGGTATTTAGCAGCAGCTAACCCTAACAAATTTGCAGCTATCGCACCTATTTGCGGTTGGGTCGTACCACCAACCAATCTATCATCATTAAGTAAATTGCCAGAAAATATTACTGCTATTAATCAAGAAAAAGACCCTTACTTGGCTATGGCTAAACTAATAGGAAAAACTCCTGTTTGGCTATTTCATGGCGATATGGACAATGTAGTCATGGTTAGCGAATCCCAAAAAATGGCTGAAGCATTAAAAACTTTAAATAACGAAACCAAATACAACGAATACAGCGGAGTAGGCCATAACTGCTGGGATCAAGCTTATTCTGAAATAGATTTTATCGCCTGGCTACTTTCCCATAGTTTAGCTAAGTAA
- the opgC gene encoding OpgC domain-containing protein, translating to MRRDITLDSLRGLFLAIMTIDHLTLPLSSYTIHALGFISAAECFVFLSGYVAGIVYTKLRVNYGKQQLWQAALQRAGTIYLAHISVFLLLLFTGLYSNFFVSAWKLNIYNFADPLLLNKPFLALVLGSVLLYQPTFLDVLPLYFILVLLMPFLIEQFIKGRSLMVILASLGIWLIAQFGVLGLITSLVAKYLPIHLGAFDILAWQLIFVSGLYLGFLKYQQRDLTSLLNNKLVIISLVVATLLFLLRQDLIAINFLESEVITSKERLGLLRLINFATLVYLVGMLRSKFSLLFEWRWLAELGQHSLQVFTFHVGLIFLLAPMQISSLPKITGFFATFLVVLSLAIPAKLHQFYRDYQTVEDTTCSAKA from the coding sequence ATGCGCCGAGATATTACGTTAGACAGCTTGCGAGGCTTATTTTTAGCCATAATGACAATTGATCACTTAACCCTTCCTCTAAGTAGCTATACAATCCACGCTTTAGGCTTTATTAGTGCTGCAGAATGCTTTGTTTTTCTTTCTGGATATGTTGCAGGCATTGTTTATACAAAATTAAGGGTAAATTACGGTAAGCAGCAACTTTGGCAAGCAGCACTTCAACGCGCTGGAACCATTTATTTAGCTCATATCAGCGTTTTTTTACTCCTTCTATTTACAGGACTTTATAGCAATTTTTTTGTCTCTGCTTGGAAATTAAATATTTATAATTTTGCTGATCCATTGCTACTGAATAAGCCTTTTCTAGCGTTAGTTTTAGGCTCAGTTCTACTTTATCAACCTACATTTTTAGATGTTTTGCCACTTTATTTTATTCTAGTGCTTTTAATGCCGTTTCTAATCGAGCAGTTTATCAAAGGTCGTAGTTTAATGGTCATTTTAGCTAGCCTTGGTATTTGGTTAATAGCTCAATTTGGCGTTTTAGGCTTAATTACAAGTTTAGTTGCTAAATATTTGCCTATTCACTTAGGAGCTTTTGATATACTTGCGTGGCAATTAATTTTTGTTAGTGGTCTTTATTTAGGCTTTTTGAAATATCAGCAAAGAGATTTAACTAGCTTATTAAACAATAAGTTAGTAATTATTTCTCTAGTTGTAGCTACTCTATTATTTTTACTTCGACAAGACTTAATAGCAATAAATTTTCTTGAAAGTGAAGTTATCACATCCAAAGAAAGATTAGGTTTACTTAGACTAATCAATTTTGCTACTCTAGTTTACCTAGTAGGGATGTTAAGATCAAAATTTAGCCTGCTATTTGAATGGCGTTGGTTAGCTGAGTTGGGACAACATTCACTACAAGTTTTTACTTTTCATGTTGGGCTTATTTTCCTGCTTGCACCAATGCAAATTAGCTCTTTACCTAAAATTACAGGTTTTTTTGCTACATTTCTTGTTGTACTAAGTTTGGCAATACCTGCTAAACTTCATCAATTTTACCGTGATTATCAAACTGTAGAAGACACTACTTGTAGTGCTAAAGCGTAA
- a CDS encoding tetratricopeptide repeat protein: MFSRKFNIYLFVITLFIVFFITNTAFAQVTLVETNEPPSQIEELFEQQKILADKFWQAGDFLATEKALTRALELKPDWAAGYRQLAITKKALGNLSQTKQFLLKALEIDPTDSVSHFSQAIILKEEGKLDEALNAFRAAAKFDTQDAFARAEIGKLLEQKGEMDKAIRLFRKALELNPTCGVVENLSAALRSKAEIERNYYSRVKRLAPYFTEEDAVGSVSVNVISKDTGDEASLVVYQTRVKANSNDVFAHYALGTLLKARGNLKDALTSLREALRLDPSNIDLFNDIGLTLQKQGDFTGALLEYKTALEIDPEDYKARINIANLFRQQQNFEMAQKELQLVLKLDPTNALARQNLARTLLASGQVNQAIEESKLLLKFNPYDSIAHTTLATSLAQAGDLQASVISLEKASDLDPNDTELILNYAAALQKEGRFADAADALTRYLDIAPEEVDRVEVKQKISKLRQWASGW; encoded by the coding sequence ATGTTTAGCCGAAAATTTAACATCTATTTATTTGTAATTACATTATTTATAGTATTTTTTATAACTAACACTGCATTTGCTCAAGTAACACTTGTTGAGACAAACGAACCTCCATCACAAATTGAAGAACTTTTTGAACAACAAAAAATCTTAGCTGATAAGTTTTGGCAAGCTGGAGATTTTCTAGCAACAGAAAAAGCTTTAACACGAGCCTTAGAGTTAAAACCTGATTGGGCAGCAGGCTACAGACAACTTGCTATTACAAAAAAAGCTTTAGGAAATTTAAGTCAGACAAAACAATTTTTGCTTAAAGCTTTAGAAATAGACCCTACAGACTCAGTTAGCCATTTTTCTCAAGCAATAATTCTTAAGGAGGAAGGAAAATTAGATGAAGCATTAAACGCTTTTCGTGCTGCTGCTAAATTTGACACTCAAGATGCTTTTGCTCGTGCTGAAATAGGCAAATTGCTAGAGCAAAAAGGCGAAATGGACAAGGCTATCCGCCTTTTTCGCAAAGCTCTAGAGTTAAACCCAACTTGCGGCGTAGTAGAAAATCTATCAGCCGCGCTACGTAGCAAAGCTGAAATAGAGCGAAATTATTATTCACGTGTTAAACGCCTAGCCCCTTATTTTACTGAAGAAGATGCTGTAGGTAGTGTTAGCGTCAATGTAATTTCCAAAGATACAGGCGACGAAGCAAGCTTGGTTGTCTATCAAACCCGTGTTAAAGCTAATTCTAATGATGTTTTTGCTCACTATGCACTAGGAACTTTGCTTAAAGCGCGAGGAAACTTAAAAGACGCTTTAACATCTTTAAGGGAAGCATTACGACTAGATCCTTCTAACATAGATTTATTTAATGATATTGGATTAACTCTACAAAAGCAGGGAGACTTTACTGGCGCGTTGTTAGAGTATAAAACTGCATTAGAAATAGACCCTGAAGACTATAAAGCTAGGATTAACATTGCTAATTTGTTTCGTCAGCAACAAAATTTTGAAATGGCTCAAAAAGAACTTCAATTAGTCTTAAAACTTGATCCAACAAACGCCCTAGCTCGACAAAATTTAGCTAGAACGCTACTAGCTAGCGGACAAGTAAATCAAGCAATTGAAGAAAGCAAATTACTATTAAAATTTAATCCTTATGATTCTATTGCCCATACAACTTTAGCAACTTCGCTTGCTCAAGCAGGTGATTTACAAGCTAGTGTAATTTCTCTTGAAAAAGCCTCAGATCTTGACCCAAACGACACAGAATTAATACTTAATTATGCGGCAGCACTACAAAAAGAGGGACGTTTTGCAGATGCAGCAGACGCGCTTACTCGATATCTTGATATCGCCCCTGAAGAAGTAGATAGAGTGGAAGTTAAACAAAAAATTTCTAAACTTCGCCAATGGGCTAGTGGCTGGTAA
- a CDS encoding ankyrin repeat domain-containing protein: protein MSYKRIALILVFSLITVVSFTSNTSALTINKDVTKSSNSKTAKISQVFDKAIVAAAKANDLDQVKSLLEKGVHPDSKDEQGWTALMYLALQGETETIDLLLRQGADINTKNLKGWTALMFAAGWGKLETTELLLNAGADVNAKSLTGWTALMYAAKHSQTEIMQKLIDSGADPTATTNWGWSALILAAMEGNVASLNTLVATGININDNNSGQTALMYAVRARKVANVSFLIGAGADVTIKDFRGFTALNQVAETMDAEMFQVLTSAGAKE from the coding sequence ATGTCTTATAAAAGAATTGCTTTAATATTAGTTTTTTCATTAATTACTGTAGTTAGTTTTACTAGTAATACTTCTGCGTTAACAATAAATAAAGATGTTACAAAGAGCAGTAACTCTAAAACTGCTAAAATTTCACAAGTATTTGATAAAGCTATAGTAGCCGCAGCTAAAGCAAATGATTTAGACCAAGTAAAAAGCCTACTTGAAAAAGGCGTGCATCCTGACTCTAAAGATGAACAAGGTTGGACGGCTTTAATGTATTTAGCACTTCAAGGAGAAACAGAAACTATTGATTTACTTTTAAGACAAGGTGCAGATATTAACACCAAAAACTTAAAAGGCTGGACGGCTCTTATGTTTGCTGCTGGTTGGGGAAAACTAGAAACTACAGAGCTTTTACTAAATGCTGGGGCTGATGTTAATGCTAAAAGTCTTACAGGTTGGACTGCCCTTATGTATGCTGCTAAACATAGCCAAACAGAAATAATGCAAAAATTAATTGATTCTGGTGCAGATCCAACTGCTACAACTAATTGGGGTTGGTCAGCTTTGATTTTAGCTGCAATGGAAGGAAATGTAGCCTCATTAAACACACTTGTAGCAACTGGAATTAACATTAATGACAATAATTCAGGTCAAACCGCTTTAATGTATGCTGTTAGAGCTAGAAAGGTGGCTAATGTTAGCTTTTTAATTGGTGCCGGAGCAGATGTTACTATTAAAGATTTTCGCGGCTTTACTGCCTTAAACCAAGTAGCAGAAACAATGGATGCTGAAATGTTTCAAGTTTTAACTTCAGCAGGTGCAAAAGAATAG
- a CDS encoding PLP-dependent aminotransferase family protein: protein MEQIARLGNDLLYQQVAVRIEQMIEKGVLRAGEKIPSVRAMSRQQNVSMSTAFQAYFLLESKGLIESRPRSGFFVRLANKDLPPQPSRTNPPLIAKNVDIDELVTEVFEAARHPDIVPLGAACPSSTILPVNKLNRLVVAMTRKYGDRAVEYEFPPGNELLRRRIAQRSFTWGGNLTADDIVITSGCMDALNLCLRAVAKPGDTIALESPTYYGVLQTIESLGMRALEIATTPNEGLCLEALEKALNNNDIRACLVVTNFNNPLGSCMPTENKKQLVDMLCKRNIPLIEDDLYGELHFGCNRPQTAKAFDKKGLVLLCSSFSKSLAPGYRVGWTAPGKFKEKIERLKSMTTIATSSLPQMVIAEFLRDGSYERHLNQLRKAFCEQIQTTLKAICKYFPIGTKVSRPTGGFVLWVELPKQVDSLELHQRALEKKISIAPGPIFSTTRKYNNFIRISCGNPWSKEIEMAMIELGNLAKKF, encoded by the coding sequence ATGGAACAAATAGCCCGTTTAGGAAATGATTTGCTTTATCAACAAGTAGCAGTGCGTATTGAGCAAATGATAGAAAAAGGCGTACTACGTGCTGGAGAAAAAATTCCTTCTGTACGTGCTATGTCACGCCAACAAAATGTTAGTATGTCAACAGCCTTTCAAGCCTATTTTTTATTGGAAAGCAAAGGGTTAATTGAATCCAGGCCCCGTAGCGGTTTTTTTGTTAGACTAGCAAATAAAGATCTCCCTCCCCAACCTAGCCGGACAAATCCACCATTAATAGCAAAAAATGTTGATATTGATGAACTTGTAACAGAAGTCTTTGAAGCAGCACGCCATCCCGATATCGTCCCTTTAGGTGCAGCTTGTCCTAGTTCTACAATTTTGCCAGTTAATAAATTAAATCGCTTAGTAGTTGCTATGACTAGAAAATATGGAGATCGTGCTGTGGAATATGAATTTCCTCCCGGCAATGAACTACTACGTAGAAGAATTGCTCAACGCTCTTTTACCTGGGGAGGTAACTTAACGGCTGATGATATTGTGATTACTTCTGGCTGTATGGATGCCTTAAATTTATGTTTGCGAGCAGTAGCAAAGCCTGGAGACACAATTGCTTTAGAATCTCCTACTTACTATGGCGTTTTACAAACTATAGAAAGTTTAGGTATGAGAGCTTTAGAAATTGCTACAACTCCTAATGAAGGATTATGTTTAGAAGCCCTAGAAAAAGCATTAAATAATAATGATATTAGAGCTTGTTTAGTAGTAACAAACTTTAATAACCCTTTAGGTAGCTGTATGCCAACAGAAAATAAAAAGCAGCTAGTAGATATGCTTTGCAAAAGAAATATTCCGCTAATTGAAGATGATCTTTATGGGGAACTGCATTTTGGTTGCAATAGACCACAAACAGCCAAAGCATTTGATAAAAAAGGGTTAGTGCTACTTTGTTCATCCTTTTCTAAATCCTTAGCACCTGGCTATAGAGTTGGTTGGACGGCACCAGGAAAATTTAAAGAAAAAATAGAAAGATTAAAGTCTATGACAACAATTGCTACATCTTCCTTACCTCAAATGGTAATTGCAGAATTTTTAAGAGATGGAAGCTATGAACGTCATCTAAACCAGCTAAGAAAAGCTTTTTGTGAACAAATTCAAACAACACTAAAAGCCATTTGTAAGTATTTTCCCATAGGAACTAAAGTAAGTCGTCCAACAGGAGGTTTTGTTCTTTGGGTAGAATTGCCTAAACAAGTAGATTCTTTGGAATTACATCAACGTGCTTTAGAAAAAAAAATTAGCATTGCTCCAGGCCCAATTTTTTCTACCACACGCAAATATAATAATTTTATTCGTATAAGCTGCGGAAATCCCTGGTCAAAAGAAATTGAAATGGCAATGATTGAATTAGGCAATCTAGCTAAAAAGTTTTAA
- a CDS encoding DUF2917 domain-containing protein, which produces MISLVDNSVQNEKKHFETDQFGLKKGELWKSPNNFHLLLIDCQQGTLWITQAGDMEDHLIEPGQSFKTLTSGLVVMQSLSDNSCVSVLHN; this is translated from the coding sequence ATGATAAGTCTAGTTGATAATAGTGTACAGAATGAAAAAAAACATTTTGAAACAGATCAGTTTGGATTAAAAAAAGGTGAGTTATGGAAGAGTCCAAATAACTTTCATCTTCTATTAATTGATTGTCAACAAGGTACGCTTTGGATTACTCAAGCAGGTGATATGGAAGATCATTTGATTGAACCAGGTCAAAGCTTTAAGACTTTAACCTCTGGATTAGTTGTAATGCAGTCACTTTCTGATAATTCTTGTGTATCAGTGTTGCATAACTAA